From Acidobacteriota bacterium, the proteins below share one genomic window:
- a CDS encoding AAA family ATPase, producing the protein MSDATTFKDLNALAAHLRQELENKKFILLYAYNGVGKTRLSTAFKDLGKVVNIDDQTEQRDTLYYNAFTEDLFMWDNDLENDSERKLKLNTDSSFFAGLESMEMDNRIRTLLDRYTDFEFRIDTTSWEVVFAREFRVRKDGTAGNETDSADAGPGEDEDAYETRREESIKVSRGEENIFIWCFFLAIVELALDDDGTGPYKWVKHIYIDDPISSLDEHNAIAVANHLAKLLKRPESRLKTVISTHHTLFFNVLCNELKRANKYFLSRDGSPEGLLLRNTGDTPFFHHVAALAELYEADRDGSLYTHHFNMLRAILEKTASFHGYENFSACIKRDADDEYGILHTRLINILSHGNYSLFEPREMLEENKRYFRKILHEFIDCYPFNPALFRSEPATEFNDAT; encoded by the coding sequence ATGAGCGACGCAACGACGTTCAAAGATCTCAACGCCCTCGCCGCACACCTGCGTCAAGAGCTAGAGAACAAGAAGTTCATCCTGCTCTACGCCTACAACGGCGTGGGCAAGACCCGGCTGTCTACCGCATTCAAGGACCTCGGCAAAGTCGTGAACATCGATGACCAGACCGAACAGCGCGACACGCTCTACTACAACGCCTTCACCGAAGACCTTTTCATGTGGGATAACGACCTAGAGAATGACAGCGAGCGGAAACTGAAGCTAAACACGGATTCGAGCTTCTTCGCGGGCCTCGAGTCGATGGAGATGGACAATCGCATCCGTACCCTGCTCGACCGGTACACGGACTTCGAGTTCCGGATCGACACCACCAGCTGGGAGGTGGTCTTCGCTCGAGAGTTCAGGGTGAGGAAGGACGGCACGGCCGGCAACGAGACTGACAGTGCGGACGCGGGACCGGGAGAGGACGAAGACGCGTACGAAACCCGCCGCGAGGAGTCCATCAAAGTCTCCCGGGGCGAAGAGAACATCTTCATCTGGTGTTTCTTCCTCGCCATCGTCGAGCTCGCGCTCGATGACGATGGAACCGGTCCCTACAAATGGGTCAAACATATCTACATTGACGACCCGATCTCATCGCTTGATGAGCACAACGCCATCGCCGTGGCAAATCATCTGGCAAAGCTGCTCAAGAGGCCGGAGAGCCGCCTGAAGACGGTGATCTCAACGCACCACACACTGTTCTTCAACGTGCTGTGCAATGAGCTAAAAAGGGCGAACAAGTATTTTCTTAGCCGCGACGGGTCGCCGGAGGGGCTTCTCCTGCGCAACACTGGGGATACGCCATTCTTCCACCATGTGGCTGCGCTCGCTGAGCTCTACGAGGCGGACCGCGATGGCAGCCTGTACACTCATCACTTCAACATGCTCCGCGCAATCCTGGAGAAGACCGCAAGTTTTCATGGCTACGAGAACTTCTCCGCGTGCATCAAACGCGATGCTGACGATGAATACGGCATCCTTCACACACGGTTGATCAACATCCTCAGCCACGGGAACTACTCGTTATTCGAGCCGCGGGAGATGCTGGAGGAGAACAAGCGGTACTTCCGGAAGATCCTTCACGAGTTCATTGACTGCTACCCCTTCAACCCCGCCTTGTTCCGGAGTGAGCCGGCGACTGAATTTAATGATGCGACATGA
- a CDS encoding type I restriction-modification system subunit M — MTEQNQQQLGKTLWGIADQLRGAMNADDFRDYMLAFLFLRYLSDNYERAAKKELGRDYPDPNAIGNAGRSSLSVWYERNSGDVSDFEKQMRLKAHYVIRPEHLWASIAHMARTQDGELLKTLQAGFKYIENESFQSTFSGLFSEINLGSDKLGKTYADRNAKLCKIITRIAKGLAEFSMDSDTLGDAYEYLIGQFAAGSGKKAGEFYTPQRISDILSVVVTLDSQEPRTGKRKYLASVMDFACGSGSLLLNVRKRVGPHGIGKIFGQEKNITTYNLARMNMLLHGVKDSEFEIYHGDTLTNDWDLLRETNPAKKPLFDAVVANPPFSYRWGPSEALGEDVRFKNYGLAPKSAADFAFLLHGFHYLKDDGVMAIILPHGVLFRGGAEAKIRRKLLDDGHIDTVIGLPANLFYSTGIPVCVLVLKKCKKPDDVLFINAFEHFEKGKRQNYLSDEHIEKIIDTYRQRPERIERYARRVEMDEIEANDYNLNISLYVSTAKPEVAIDLSATHKELVEIEKKIQEATAKHNAFLKELGLTPLPAPNK, encoded by the coding sequence ATGACAGAACAGAATCAGCAGCAGCTGGGCAAGACACTCTGGGGCATCGCCGACCAACTCCGCGGGGCGATGAACGCGGACGATTTTCGCGACTACATGCTCGCGTTCCTGTTCCTCCGTTACCTCTCGGACAACTACGAGCGGGCCGCGAAGAAGGAACTCGGTCGAGACTACCCGGACCCGAACGCCATCGGTAATGCGGGACGGTCGTCCCTGTCTGTCTGGTACGAACGGAACTCTGGAGATGTGTCGGACTTCGAGAAGCAGATGCGTCTCAAGGCGCACTATGTCATTCGCCCCGAGCACCTCTGGGCCAGCATCGCTCACATGGCCCGCACCCAGGACGGCGAGTTGCTCAAAACGCTCCAGGCAGGCTTCAAATACATTGAGAACGAGTCATTCCAAAGCACGTTCTCGGGTCTGTTCTCGGAGATCAATCTCGGCTCCGACAAGCTCGGCAAGACCTACGCGGATCGGAACGCGAAGCTCTGCAAGATCATCACCAGGATAGCCAAGGGCCTCGCGGAATTCTCTATGGACAGCGACACGCTGGGAGACGCTTACGAGTACCTGATCGGCCAGTTCGCTGCAGGTTCGGGCAAGAAGGCCGGTGAGTTCTACACACCGCAGCGGATCTCGGACATCCTCTCCGTAGTCGTCACGCTCGACAGCCAGGAGCCGAGGACCGGCAAGCGTAAGTACCTTGCCAGCGTGATGGACTTCGCCTGCGGCTCGGGCTCGCTGCTGCTCAACGTGCGCAAGCGCGTGGGACCGCACGGCATCGGCAAGATCTTCGGGCAGGAGAAGAACATCACCACTTACAATCTCGCGCGGATGAACATGCTGCTGCACGGAGTGAAGGACTCAGAGTTCGAGATCTATCACGGTGACACGCTGACCAACGACTGGGACTTGCTCCGCGAGACGAATCCGGCCAAAAAGCCCCTCTTCGATGCCGTGGTTGCCAACCCGCCGTTTAGCTACCGCTGGGGCCCGAGCGAGGCGCTGGGCGAGGACGTGCGCTTCAAGAACTACGGGCTGGCTCCGAAGTCGGCGGCGGACTTCGCGTTCCTGCTGCACGGGTTTCACTACCTTAAGGATGACGGTGTGATGGCGATCATCCTGCCGCACGGCGTGCTGTTCCGCGGCGGCGCGGAGGCGAAGATTCGCCGCAAGCTCCTTGACGACGGGCACATCGACACTGTCATCGGTCTTCCGGCGAATCTGTTCTACTCGACCGGCATCCCGGTCTGCGTCCTTGTCCTGAAGAAGTGCAAGAAGCCTGATGATGTCCTGTTCATCAACGCGTTCGAGCATTTCGAGAAGGGAAAGCGGCAGAACTACCTGTCCGACGAGCATATCGAGAAGATCATCGACACGTACAGGCAGCGCCCGGAGCGCATTGAGCGGTACGCCAGACGCGTGGAGATGGACGAAATCGAGGCCAACGACTATAACCTAAACATCTCGCTCTATGTCAGCACGGCCAAGCCGGAGGTCGCGATCGATCTGTCGGCTACGCACAAGGAGTTGGTCGAGATCGAGAAAAAGATTCAGGAGGCAACGGCAAAGCACAACGCGTTTCTGAAGGAACTCGGACTAACCCCATTGCCAGCACCCAATAAGTGA